One genomic region from Hyalangium ruber encodes:
- a CDS encoding 2Fe-2S iron-sulfur cluster-binding protein — MSDNDTKKPTGDAQPPPKGAPTDTPAAKIGPEPSNPPAGPKVDNPPVAHSSTTPPKPPPPAGGPPKPPPPKNPGFVTCTIDGKEVVAKPGTNMIEAAREVGSDIPYYCYHPRLSIAANCRICLIEASNAPKLVPACQTPLAEGQVVKTTTPKVKEQQRAVMEFLLLNHPVDCSICDQAGECKLQDYYMKYDYRPSRLEGGKALKNKRKVLGPHVVLDQERCIICTRCVRFMNEIPKEPQLGVFGRGSHERIDVFPGNELNSNYSLNTVDVCPVGALLSRDFRFKARAWFLSATPSVCTGCSRGCNISVDWMSQDTYRYRPRENEQINKSWMCDQGRLSYKYLNLGRVLSASVGRRATQGKDVARPELTRQEAAKAAAQALQPVANTAQLAVLASPLASNEDLLAGLSFAKNMLGAKAVYVGGRPQGAADHYLMTADKNPNRKGLEFIAKGLGLTLKPFEELAPALHNGKVKALYAIGTEVPGDAEAFAQAVAAAEVFVAQAFNESPVTAQATVLLPAATHVEDEGTFVQAEGIVQRFRKAYPAKGDAVSHWRWVAELSRAMGNPVAWTSAREVFRELAPQVAELASFNWDQASPPDREKPGINPLPTGADGRPPGYREFGAPRVRGI; from the coding sequence GTGAGCGACAACGACACCAAGAAGCCGACCGGTGACGCGCAGCCGCCCCCCAAGGGCGCGCCCACCGACACCCCCGCGGCGAAGATCGGCCCCGAGCCCTCCAACCCGCCCGCGGGCCCCAAGGTGGACAACCCGCCGGTGGCCCACAGCAGCACCACTCCGCCGAAGCCGCCCCCGCCCGCCGGTGGCCCGCCGAAGCCGCCGCCGCCGAAGAACCCGGGCTTCGTCACCTGCACCATCGACGGCAAGGAAGTGGTGGCCAAGCCGGGGACGAACATGATCGAGGCGGCCCGCGAGGTCGGCTCGGACATTCCCTATTACTGCTACCACCCGCGCCTCTCCATCGCGGCCAACTGCCGCATCTGCCTCATCGAGGCCTCCAACGCGCCCAAGCTGGTGCCGGCGTGCCAGACGCCGCTGGCCGAGGGCCAGGTGGTGAAGACCACCACGCCCAAGGTGAAGGAGCAGCAGCGCGCGGTGATGGAGTTCCTGCTGCTCAACCACCCGGTCGACTGCTCCATCTGCGACCAGGCCGGTGAGTGCAAGCTGCAGGACTACTACATGAAGTACGACTACCGCCCCTCGCGCCTGGAGGGCGGCAAGGCCCTGAAGAACAAGCGCAAGGTGCTGGGGCCCCACGTGGTGCTCGATCAGGAGCGCTGCATCATCTGCACCCGCTGCGTGCGCTTCATGAACGAGATTCCGAAGGAGCCGCAGCTGGGCGTCTTCGGGCGCGGCAGCCACGAGCGCATCGACGTGTTCCCCGGCAACGAGCTGAACAGCAACTACTCGCTCAACACCGTGGACGTGTGCCCGGTGGGCGCGCTGCTCAGCCGCGACTTCCGCTTCAAGGCGCGCGCGTGGTTCCTGTCGGCCACCCCGTCCGTCTGCACCGGCTGCTCGCGCGGCTGCAACATCTCCGTGGACTGGATGTCGCAGGACACCTACCGCTACCGCCCGCGCGAGAACGAGCAGATCAACAAGAGCTGGATGTGTGACCAGGGCCGGCTCTCGTACAAGTACCTGAACCTGGGCCGCGTGCTGAGCGCCTCCGTGGGCCGGCGCGCCACCCAGGGCAAGGACGTGGCCCGTCCCGAGCTCACCCGCCAGGAGGCGGCCAAGGCCGCGGCCCAGGCGCTGCAGCCGGTGGCCAACACCGCGCAGCTGGCCGTGCTGGCCTCGCCGCTGGCCTCCAACGAGGACCTGCTGGCGGGCCTGTCCTTCGCCAAGAACATGCTGGGCGCCAAGGCGGTCTACGTGGGCGGTCGGCCGCAGGGCGCTGCGGACCACTACCTCATGACGGCGGACAAGAACCCCAACCGCAAGGGCCTGGAGTTCATCGCCAAGGGGCTGGGCCTGACGCTCAAGCCCTTCGAGGAGCTGGCGCCCGCGCTGCACAACGGCAAGGTGAAGGCGCTCTACGCCATCGGCACCGAGGTGCCGGGTGACGCGGAGGCCTTCGCTCAGGCCGTCGCCGCCGCCGAGGTCTTCGTGGCGCAGGCCTTCAACGAGTCGCCCGTCACCGCGCAGGCCACGGTGCTGCTGCCGGCGGCCACCCACGTGGAGGACGAGGGCACCTTCGTCCAGGCCGAGGGCATCGTTCAGCGCTTCCGCAAGGCGTACCCCGCCAAGGGAGACGCGGTGTCGCACTGGCGCTGGGTGGCGGAGCTCAGCCGCGCCATGGGCAACCCGGTGGCGTGGACGTCCGCGCGTGAGGTCTTCCGTGAGCTGGCCCCGCAGGTGGCCGAGCTTGCTTCGTTCAACTGGGATCAGGCGTCCCCGCCGGACCGGGAGAAGCCGGGCATCAACCCGCTGCCCACCGGCGCCGACGGTCGTCCCCCGGGGTACCGCGAGTTCGGTGCTCCCCGCGTGCGAGGAATCTAA
- a CDS encoding complex I subunit 1/NuoH family protein yields the protein MKRVLTVLFAIGLIIFLLAGGVLSAYAVGALAENYLFVGASRLTNIIFLMLVFVMIIATLLTLAERKWSALMQDRIGPNRARINLPVLRNMDLAGLPFVLADSVKMLTKEAFVPEKANRFLFNLGPLLAFAPAFALFAIVPAGPSVQLWDAKVDMVVATPDFGLLYLFAIASLAVYGTALAGWASNNKFALLGGVRASSQMISYEVALGLSLVGIMLAFASVQLPTIVGNLASEPVAQAGVQAGQSSGQARYLWQWSGVGGGFDLGLPAWGILLQPLGFILFFAAAFAETKRAPFDVPEGESEIIGYFVEYSGMQFGLFMISEFVEVVVLSGVVAALFFGGYHLPFGGEWLATQLRDYPLVYATALGTFFWIKVLLLCYLQLLIRWTFPRFRYDQIQTLGWKMLLPAGLVNVFVSGALVLWDPSLRYLALFGLLQIGVLIALTLSSKGGAVESHGHGGGHGHGHGALGSGHDDHGHGLPAGAHGHAALPAHGHATSNLGGHAPAGAHAGAHSTSTH from the coding sequence ATGAAGCGCGTCCTCACCGTTCTCTTCGCCATCGGCCTCATCATCTTCCTGCTCGCCGGCGGGGTGCTCTCCGCTTACGCCGTTGGCGCGCTCGCGGAGAACTACCTCTTCGTCGGGGCCAGCCGGCTGACGAACATCATCTTCCTGATGCTCGTCTTCGTGATGATCATCGCCACGCTGCTCACGCTGGCCGAGCGCAAGTGGAGCGCGCTGATGCAGGACCGCATCGGCCCGAACCGCGCGCGCATCAACCTGCCGGTGCTGCGCAACATGGACCTGGCGGGCCTGCCCTTCGTGCTGGCCGACTCCGTGAAGATGCTGACCAAGGAGGCCTTCGTTCCGGAGAAGGCCAACCGGTTCCTCTTCAACCTGGGGCCCCTGCTGGCCTTCGCGCCGGCGTTCGCCCTGTTCGCCATCGTGCCCGCCGGCCCCAGCGTGCAGCTGTGGGACGCCAAGGTGGACATGGTGGTGGCCACGCCGGACTTCGGCCTGCTCTACCTGTTCGCCATCGCCTCGCTGGCGGTGTACGGCACGGCGCTGGCCGGCTGGGCCTCCAACAACAAGTTCGCCCTGCTGGGCGGCGTGCGCGCCTCCTCGCAGATGATCTCCTACGAGGTGGCGCTCGGCCTGTCGCTGGTGGGCATCATGCTCGCCTTCGCCTCGGTGCAGCTGCCCACCATCGTCGGCAACCTGGCCTCCGAGCCGGTCGCCCAGGCGGGCGTGCAGGCCGGCCAGTCCTCGGGCCAGGCGCGCTACCTGTGGCAGTGGTCGGGCGTGGGCGGCGGGTTCGACCTGGGCCTTCCCGCCTGGGGCATCCTCCTGCAGCCGCTGGGCTTCATCCTCTTCTTCGCCGCGGCGTTCGCCGAGACCAAGCGCGCCCCGTTCGACGTGCCCGAGGGTGAGTCGGAGATCATCGGCTACTTCGTCGAGTACTCGGGCATGCAGTTCGGCCTGTTCATGATCTCGGAGTTCGTCGAAGTGGTGGTGCTCTCCGGCGTGGTGGCAGCGCTCTTCTTCGGCGGCTACCACCTGCCCTTCGGCGGCGAGTGGTTGGCCACCCAGCTGCGCGACTACCCGCTGGTGTACGCCACGGCGCTGGGGACCTTCTTCTGGATCAAGGTGCTGCTGCTCTGCTACCTGCAGCTGCTCATCCGCTGGACGTTCCCGCGCTTCCGCTACGATCAGATCCAGACGCTGGGCTGGAAGATGCTGCTGCCCGCGGGCCTGGTGAACGTGTTCGTCAGCGGCGCGCTGGTGCTGTGGGATCCGTCGCTGCGCTACCTGGCGCTCTTCGGCCTGCTGCAGATCGGCGTGCTGATCGCCCTCACGCTCTCCTCGAAGGGCGGCGCGGTGGAGTCGCACGGCCATGGCGGCGGCCACGGCCACGGCCACGGCGCGCTGGGCTCCGGTCACGACGACCACGGGCACGGGCTGCCGGCGGGGGCTCACGGCCACGCCGCGCTTCCGGCGCACGGTCACGCCACGAGCAACCTGGGCGGGCATGCCCCGGCGGGCGCGCACGCAGGTGCGCACTCCACCTCCACTCACTAG
- a CDS encoding NuoI/complex I 23 kDa subunit family protein, with amino-acid sequence MAYKASHDPRTDIRERSYLPELLKGLAINTRHFLRNLFGTRDTREEVLDRTGTSLVTTVEYPEERVPYPAGYRGLHRLVPRDDGKPRCVACYMCATICPAQCIYIEAGEYEHVDANGESRVIEKYPTQFVIDQLRCIVCGLCVEACPKDAIRMDTNEHTKPEYNRQGFVYDIPKLLKGAPVSHPSDPWNKREGSEEPHHVHKEAHTRIGEGLVQLKTPQVGHGHDTKKLAAGDSHSPGAPALK; translated from the coding sequence ATGGCCTACAAGGCAAGCCACGACCCCCGCACGGACATCCGCGAGCGGTCCTATCTCCCCGAGCTGCTCAAGGGACTGGCGATCAACACCCGCCACTTCCTGCGCAACCTCTTCGGCACGCGCGACACGCGGGAAGAGGTGCTGGACCGCACGGGCACCAGCCTCGTCACCACCGTGGAGTACCCCGAGGAGCGGGTCCCCTACCCTGCTGGCTACCGAGGGCTCCACCGCCTGGTTCCTCGAGATGACGGCAAGCCGCGCTGCGTGGCTTGCTACATGTGCGCCACCATCTGCCCGGCCCAGTGCATCTACATCGAGGCCGGTGAGTACGAGCACGTGGACGCGAACGGCGAGTCGCGCGTCATCGAGAAGTACCCCACCCAGTTCGTCATCGACCAGCTGCGCTGCATCGTCTGCGGCCTGTGCGTGGAGGCGTGCCCGAAGGACGCCATCCGCATGGACACCAACGAGCACACCAAGCCGGAGTACAACCGGCAGGGCTTCGTCTACGACATCCCCAAGCTGCTCAAGGGCGCGCCGGTCTCGCACCCGTCGGATCCGTGGAACAAGCGCGAGGGCTCCGAGGAGCCGCACCACGTACACAAGGAGGCCCACACGCGCATTGGCGAGGGCCTGGTGCAGCTCAAGACGCCGCAGGTGGGCCACGGCCACGACACCAAGAAGCTGGCCGCGGGCGACTCCCACTCGCCGGGCGCTCCGGCGCTCAAGTAG
- a CDS encoding (2Fe-2S) ferredoxin domain-containing protein, with amino-acid sequence MKRYRLSVCKGMDCKGNGSDAVFAAAKEELARHGAAPRCEAYRGGCYGFCHMGPNVVIREDTGRKRDPLSGEDYQLMGWPGEVYYSRMTPEKMRRVVAEHIAQDQPVREFFGDPDEQE; translated from the coding sequence ATGAAGCGCTACCGCCTGTCCGTGTGCAAAGGCATGGACTGCAAGGGCAACGGATCCGACGCCGTGTTCGCCGCGGCGAAGGAGGAGCTTGCCCGGCACGGCGCGGCGCCCCGCTGCGAGGCGTACCGGGGGGGCTGCTATGGCTTCTGCCACATGGGCCCCAACGTCGTCATCCGCGAGGACACGGGCCGCAAGCGAGATCCGCTCTCCGGTGAGGACTACCAGCTCATGGGCTGGCCCGGCGAGGTGTACTACTCGCGCATGACGCCCGAGAAGATGCGCCGGGTGGTCGCCGAGCACATCGCCCAGGACCAGCCCGTGCGCGAGTTCTTCGGGGATCCGGACGAGCAGGAGTAG
- a CDS encoding M48 family metalloprotease, with the protein MSWRRVGAVAVLGGMLGACHATDRPAFIAQVEKGMEDNRRQMNRDVAARKASLGTLTASLTGCPMERRQAYEMDAEQEYALGRAVAARQLATLGVEPLPATDPLARYVDQVGQYLTLVAEAVGNSSAPDRAHRPERILENRPWPLAGYRFLVLPMDEARATGSPSGTVMISTGFLRKLQSEEELAAVLAHEVAHVQRGHGVEVLKAFMCHQTARQESSAALRAFGQRIESNARASTGGSALRSSKDSTVLGELLGGAAEGAASLYREGFPKDFELEADRISVRLLAAAGYDPRAVTWLLQRMSTEAPAKHAWVRTHPKFEERMETVGERLKTMGAEQPHPPQEAVAQRTKRFQAAMEPLKAPPAGQQASR; encoded by the coding sequence GTGAGCTGGCGGCGCGTGGGCGCGGTGGCGGTGCTCGGCGGGATGCTCGGTGCCTGCCATGCGACGGATCGGCCTGCCTTCATCGCCCAGGTGGAGAAGGGCATGGAGGACAATCGGCGGCAGATGAACCGTGACGTGGCCGCGCGCAAGGCGAGCCTCGGCACGCTGACGGCCTCGCTCACCGGCTGCCCCATGGAGCGGCGCCAGGCGTACGAGATGGACGCGGAGCAGGAGTACGCCCTGGGCCGGGCGGTGGCCGCGCGCCAGCTCGCCACGCTCGGGGTGGAGCCGCTGCCCGCCACCGACCCCCTCGCGCGGTACGTGGACCAGGTGGGCCAGTACCTCACGCTGGTGGCGGAGGCAGTGGGCAACTCCAGCGCGCCGGACCGCGCCCACCGCCCCGAGCGCATTCTGGAGAACCGCCCGTGGCCGCTGGCGGGCTACCGCTTCCTGGTGCTGCCCATGGACGAGGCGCGCGCCACGGGGAGCCCCAGCGGCACGGTGATGATCTCCACGGGTTTCCTGCGCAAGCTCCAGAGCGAGGAGGAGCTGGCGGCGGTGCTCGCGCACGAGGTGGCCCACGTGCAGCGTGGCCACGGCGTGGAGGTGCTCAAGGCCTTCATGTGCCACCAGACGGCGCGCCAGGAGTCCTCGGCCGCGCTCCGGGCCTTCGGCCAGCGCATCGAGAGCAACGCCCGGGCGAGCACGGGCGGCAGCGCGCTGCGCAGCTCCAAGGACTCGACGGTGCTCGGCGAGCTGCTGGGCGGCGCGGCGGAAGGGGCGGCCTCGCTGTACCGAGAGGGCTTCCCCAAGGACTTCGAGCTGGAGGCGGACCGCATCAGCGTGAGGCTCCTCGCGGCGGCGGGCTATGACCCGCGCGCGGTCACCTGGCTGCTGCAGCGCATGTCCACCGAGGCCCCTGCGAAGCACGCCTGGGTCCGCACCCATCCGAAGTTCGAGGAGCGGATGGAGACGGTGGGCGAGCGCCTCAAAACGATGGGAGCCGAGCAGCCTCATCCTCCGCAGGAGGCCGTGGCCCAGCGCACGAAGCGCTTCCAGGCGGCCATGGAGCCGCTGAAGGCCCCTCCGGCCGGACAGCAGGCCTCGCGCTGA
- a CDS encoding adenylate/guanylate cyclase domain-containing protein, with protein sequence MQNPPVQSSGRRFLKRLGFALLQAIVFGAVFGGLMYARVPRTQLEVEGAPQAIRARLAEWIESPERITYDFRVRILGERLQRQRAREAKAPDRVVMVTVDDDTLANARESDHPGLPSYPWPREIIGGMTRRLVQEGASLVLLDMVFPELSPRECSTRQLAAEGTSDDTAFRELLNQEPGRTVMAFSWSVPRASLPPFRLWPYRVRLGIHPGQPQARAQAQTVLSSQRPAFLIPVGNKVEVWAGVEDEREGQVLSAQFGTGAGVVQERRAADDAWRVTPLDLFVSLAEVEVEGLDPTRLLQVRTLQHPVVPLLGPQSLYGAVSGFPDPDGVNRGMLHLVSYTPREGEHHVLPSMPLAAAMKAAGTRKLRYANGRLQVGDAYSVPMDETGFSLTRWDAGDAGRSPGASVIRYVRAWNVLINLFDVLEDRPPRSDHDLEGRTVILTNTSTYATDYKPTPIGKATPGGAVIAQALDNILLSQGITRAPPKVDLFATVMMAFVGAAIALIFSRNFRSAFGAFIYFSSGALAGVGYLVAAVYVFVQDQMWIAVAAPLLAMVGTFLLTTIYAVRTEREIRDFVNHALGRYVSPEVARLVTRDLTLLVRPERRQMSVYFSDIEGFTRLSEQMEPERLVQFLNEYLTVMTMAVRSSGGQVDKYIGDAVMAFWGAPVRTDRHAHLACEAALKMRAVLVERQPHWEKTYGHRIQFRAGINSGEVVVGDMGSDLKSNYTVMGDAVNLASRLEGANKAYGTYMLVGENTAQLARDAYVFREVDRVLVKGKTVATRIHELLGRHGEIAPRMQEQLAVYEQALTSYHQRRFDEALALFERGTSEYQDPVAAVYAGRCRRFLVTAPAEDWDGVYALEEK encoded by the coding sequence GTGCAAAACCCTCCCGTCCAGTCCTCCGGCCGCCGCTTCCTCAAGCGGCTGGGGTTCGCGCTCCTCCAGGCCATCGTCTTCGGCGCCGTGTTCGGCGGGCTCATGTACGCCCGCGTCCCGCGCACGCAGCTCGAGGTGGAGGGCGCACCCCAGGCCATCCGCGCCCGCCTGGCCGAGTGGATCGAGAGCCCCGAGCGCATCACCTATGACTTCCGCGTCCGCATCCTCGGCGAGCGGCTCCAGCGCCAGCGCGCACGCGAGGCCAAGGCTCCCGATCGGGTGGTGATGGTGACGGTGGATGACGACACCCTGGCCAACGCCCGCGAGAGTGACCATCCCGGCCTGCCGTCCTACCCCTGGCCGCGCGAGATCATCGGCGGCATGACGCGCCGGCTGGTGCAGGAGGGCGCCTCGCTCGTCTTGCTCGATATGGTGTTCCCGGAGCTCAGCCCGCGCGAGTGCTCCACGCGGCAGCTCGCCGCCGAGGGCACCTCCGACGACACGGCCTTCCGCGAGCTGCTCAACCAGGAGCCGGGCCGCACGGTGATGGCCTTCTCCTGGAGCGTGCCTCGCGCCAGCCTGCCCCCGTTCCGGCTGTGGCCGTACCGCGTGCGGCTGGGCATCCACCCCGGACAGCCCCAGGCGCGCGCTCAGGCCCAGACGGTGCTCTCCTCGCAGCGGCCGGCCTTCCTCATCCCCGTTGGCAACAAGGTGGAGGTGTGGGCCGGCGTGGAGGACGAGCGCGAGGGGCAGGTCCTCAGCGCGCAGTTCGGCACGGGCGCGGGGGTGGTGCAGGAGCGCCGCGCCGCCGACGACGCGTGGCGCGTCACCCCGTTGGACCTCTTCGTCTCACTGGCCGAGGTGGAGGTGGAGGGACTGGACCCCACCCGCCTGTTGCAGGTGCGCACCCTCCAGCACCCGGTGGTGCCGCTGCTGGGGCCCCAGAGCCTCTATGGCGCGGTGAGCGGCTTCCCGGATCCGGATGGCGTCAACCGCGGCATGCTCCACCTCGTCAGCTACACGCCGCGCGAGGGCGAGCACCACGTGCTGCCCTCCATGCCGCTGGCCGCGGCGATGAAGGCGGCGGGCACCCGCAAGCTGCGCTACGCCAACGGTCGGCTCCAGGTGGGCGATGCCTACTCCGTCCCCATGGACGAGACGGGCTTCAGCCTCACGCGCTGGGACGCCGGGGACGCGGGGCGCTCGCCGGGCGCCTCGGTGATTCGCTACGTGCGCGCCTGGAACGTCCTGATCAACCTCTTCGACGTGCTCGAGGATCGCCCGCCGCGTTCGGACCATGACCTCGAGGGCCGCACCGTCATCCTCACCAACACCTCCACCTACGCCACGGACTACAAGCCCACGCCCATCGGCAAGGCGACGCCCGGTGGCGCCGTCATCGCCCAGGCGCTGGACAACATCCTCCTGTCCCAGGGCATCACTCGCGCCCCTCCGAAGGTGGATCTGTTCGCGACGGTGATGATGGCCTTCGTGGGCGCCGCCATCGCCCTCATCTTCAGCCGCAACTTCCGCTCCGCCTTCGGCGCCTTCATCTACTTCTCCAGCGGCGCGCTGGCGGGCGTGGGCTACCTCGTGGCGGCCGTCTACGTCTTCGTGCAGGACCAGATGTGGATCGCCGTGGCCGCGCCGCTGCTGGCCATGGTGGGCACCTTCCTGCTGACCACCATCTACGCGGTGCGCACCGAGCGGGAGATCCGCGACTTCGTCAACCACGCGCTCGGTCGCTACGTGAGTCCCGAGGTGGCCCGGCTCGTCACCCGAGACCTCACCTTGCTGGTGCGCCCCGAGCGCCGGCAGATGTCCGTGTACTTCTCCGACATCGAGGGCTTCACCCGGCTCTCGGAGCAGATGGAGCCCGAGCGGCTCGTCCAGTTCCTCAACGAGTACCTCACCGTCATGACCATGGCGGTGCGCTCCTCGGGCGGACAGGTGGACAAGTACATCGGCGACGCGGTGATGGCCTTCTGGGGCGCTCCCGTGCGCACCGACCGCCACGCGCACCTGGCCTGCGAGGCCGCGCTGAAGATGCGCGCGGTGCTGGTGGAGCGCCAGCCGCACTGGGAGAAGACCTACGGCCACCGCATCCAGTTCCGCGCCGGCATCAACAGCGGCGAGGTGGTGGTGGGCGACATGGGCAGCGACCTGAAGTCCAACTACACGGTCATGGGCGACGCTGTGAACCTGGCCTCCCGGCTGGAGGGCGCCAACAAGGCCTATGGCACCTATATGTTGGTGGGCGAGAACACCGCCCAGCTCGCCCGTGACGCCTACGTCTTCCGCGAGGTGGACCGGGTGCTCGTGAAGGGCAAGACGGTGGCCACCCGCATCCACGAGCTGCTCGGGCGCCACGGGGAGATTGCCCCGCGCATGCAGGAGCAACTCGCGGTGTACGAGCAGGCGCTGACGTCCTACCATCAGCGGCGCTTCGACGAGGCGCTCGCGCTGTTCGAGCGCGGTACCTCGGAGTATCAGGACCCCGTGGCGGCAGTTTATGCGGGCCGGTGCCGCCGCTTCCTCGTCACCGCTCCGGCGGAGGACTGGGATGGGGTCTACGCACTGGAGGAGAAGTGA